A stretch of Leptotrichia sp. oral taxon 215 str. W9775 DNA encodes these proteins:
- the araD gene encoding L-ribulose-5-phosphate 4-epimerase: MLEKLKEEVYKANLELPAKGLVLFTWGNVSAIDREKGLVVIKPSGVEYDKMKVEDMVVVDLDGKVVEGNLNPSSDTPTHVELYKKFPEIGGIVHTHSTNATIWAQSGRDIPAYGTTHGDYFYGPVPCTRKMTPEEIAGEYEKETGTVIIETFEKREINPKFVPAVIVHSHGPFTWGKNAAEAVYNSVVLEELAKMAIFTEQVNKDVKPMQQELLDKHFLRKHGENAYYGQKKK, from the coding sequence ATGCTTGAAAAATTAAAAGAGGAAGTGTATAAGGCAAATCTTGAATTACCTGCAAAAGGGCTTGTGCTTTTTACATGGGGAAACGTGAGTGCCATAGACAGGGAAAAAGGGCTTGTAGTTATAAAGCCCAGCGGAGTGGAATATGATAAAATGAAGGTTGAAGATATGGTAGTTGTTGATCTGGATGGAAAAGTAGTGGAAGGAAATTTAAACCCTTCTTCTGATACGCCTACACATGTTGAGCTGTATAAAAAGTTTCCTGAAATAGGCGGAATAGTGCATACACATTCAACAAATGCAACAATATGGGCACAAAGTGGAAGAGATATTCCTGCGTATGGAACAACTCATGGAGATTATTTTTACGGACCTGTTCCATGTACAAGAAAAATGACTCCTGAAGAAATTGCCGGAGAATATGAAAAGGAAACAGGAACAGTAATAATAGAAACTTTTGAAAAAAGGGAAATAAATCCTAAATTTGTTCCTGCAGTAATAGTTCATAGCCACGGGCCTTTCACATGGGGAAAAAATGCGGCTGAAGCAGTGTATAATTCAGTTGTACTTGAAGAACTTGCAAAAATGGCAATATTTACAGAACAGGTAAATAAAGATGTAAAACCTATGCAGCAGGAGCTGCTTGATAAGCATTTCCTGAGAAAGCATGGGGAAAATGCCTATTATGGCCAAAAGAAAAAATAA
- a CDS encoding L-ribulose-5-phosphate 3-epimerase, translated as MRDLNRLNLGIYEKALPKDIDWIERIHLVKECGYDFVEISIDETDERLARLDWSDEEINRIHAELVNTGVRIPSMCFSGHRRFPMGSMDEKTREKAMELMQKAIIFADKMGIRTIQMAGYDVYYEDGSEQTKKYFIENLKKAVEWASSYNITLSIEIMDHPFINSITKYMEYAEIIKSPWLKVYPDVGNLTAWPENDTLKELELGIKNGEITGIHLKDTLAVTDSFPGKFKEVPFGEGCVDFPKVFAKLKELNYKGPFLIEMWTEKSDNPIEKVKKAKEWMLGKMREGGFI; from the coding sequence ATGAGAGATTTAAATAGACTTAATTTGGGAATATATGAAAAAGCCCTTCCTAAAGATATTGACTGGATTGAAAGAATACATCTTGTAAAGGAATGTGGATATGATTTTGTTGAAATATCAATAGATGAAACAGATGAAAGGCTTGCAAGACTTGACTGGTCTGATGAGGAAATTAACAGAATACATGCTGAGCTTGTAAATACAGGAGTCAGAATTCCATCAATGTGTTTTAGCGGACATAGAAGATTTCCTATGGGAAGCATGGATGAAAAAACAAGGGAAAAAGCAATGGAATTAATGCAGAAGGCAATAATTTTTGCTGATAAGATGGGAATAAGAACAATTCAGATGGCCGGATATGATGTTTATTATGAAGATGGAAGTGAACAGACAAAGAAATATTTTATAGAAAATTTGAAAAAAGCTGTAGAATGGGCATCTTCTTATAACATTACACTGTCTATAGAAATAATGGATCATCCATTTATAAATTCCATTACAAAATATATGGAATATGCAGAAATAATAAAATCACCATGGCTAAAAGTTTATCCTGATGTGGGTAACCTTACTGCATGGCCTGAAAATGATACATTGAAGGAATTGGAACTTGGAATAAAGAACGGTGAAATAACAGGAATTCACTTAAAGGATACATTGGCAGTAACAGACAGTTTTCCAGGAAAATTTAAGGAAGTTCCTTTTGGAGAAGGATGTGTAGATTTTCCAAAAGTTTTTGCTAAATTAAAGGAATTGAACTATAAAGGACCATTCTTAATAGAAATGTGGACTGAAAAATCTGATAATCCAATTGAAAAAGTGAAAAAAGCTAAAGAATGGATGCTTGGAAAAATGAGAGAAGGAGGATTTATTTAA
- a CDS encoding 3-keto-L-gulonate-6-phosphate decarboxylase UlaD, translating to MARPLLQVALDHSDLQGAIKAAVSVGHEVDVIEAGTVCLLQVGSELVEVLRSLFPEKTIVADTKCADAGGTVAKNNAVRGADWMTCICSATIPTMKAALKAIKEVRGDKGEIQVELYGDWTYEQAQQWLDAGISQAIYHQSRDALLAGETWGEKDLNKVKKLIEMGFRVSVTGGLSTETLKLFKGVDVFTFIAGRGITEAENPAQAAREFKEEIAKYWSE from the coding sequence ATGGCAAGACCTTTATTACAGGTAGCATTAGATCATTCAGATTTACAGGGGGCAATAAAAGCCGCAGTGTCAGTAGGCCATGAAGTAGATGTTATAGAAGCAGGAACAGTTTGTCTGTTACAGGTGGGGAGCGAACTTGTAGAAGTTTTAAGAAGTCTTTTTCCTGAAAAGACAATAGTAGCTGACACAAAATGTGCAGATGCAGGTGGAACAGTGGCAAAAAACAACGCAGTAAGGGGTGCCGACTGGATGACATGTATCTGTTCAGCAACAATCCCGACGATGAAAGCCGCTTTAAAAGCAATAAAGGAAGTACGTGGAGATAAAGGGGAAATACAGGTGGAACTTTATGGTGACTGGACTTACGAACAGGCTCAGCAATGGCTTGATGCCGGAATAAGCCAGGCTATATATCATCAGAGCCGTGATGCATTACTTGCCGGAGAAACTTGGGGAGAAAAAGATCTGAACAAGGTTAAGAAACTTATTGAAATGGGATTCAGAGTATCAGTAACAGGTGGATTAAGCACTGAAACACTTAAACTGTTTAAAGGAGTAGATGTATTTACATTCATTGCAGGACGTGGAATTACTGAAGCTGAAAATCCTGCACAGGCTGCAAGGGAATTTAAGGAAGAAATAGCTAAATACTGGTCTGAATAG
- a CDS encoding PTS sugar transporter subunit IIA gives MNLMDSLKENNSVVLKQHASTWEEAIEACMKPLVEKNAVERSYVDAIIERTKELGPFYVLAPGLAMPHERPEMGVNKNSFSFVTLDQPVAFPDGQEVDILIGLAAVNADVHNGEAIPQIVMLFEDEDVFDKIRAAAVPEDIYKIISDAVAG, from the coding sequence ATGAATTTAATGGATTCGTTAAAGGAAAATAATTCCGTAGTGTTAAAGCAGCATGCATCAACTTGGGAAGAAGCAATAGAAGCGTGCATGAAACCTTTAGTGGAGAAAAATGCTGTGGAAAGAAGCTATGTTGATGCAATAATTGAAAGAACTAAGGAACTGGGACCATTTTACGTACTTGCTCCAGGGCTTGCAATGCCTCATGAAAGACCGGAAATGGGAGTAAATAAAAATTCCTTCAGTTTTGTAACACTTGATCAGCCGGTTGCATTTCCTGACGGACAGGAAGTAGATATACTGATAGGTCTGGCGGCAGTTAATGCAGATGTACACAATGGAGAAGCTATCCCTCAGATAGTAATGCTTTTTGAAGATGAAGACGTATTTGATAAAATAAGAGCGGCTGCAGTTCCGGAAGATATTTATAAAATAATCAGTGACGCAGTTGCCGGATAA
- a CDS encoding PTS sugar transporter subunit IIB, producing the protein MMKVLAVCGSGMGTSMIMKMKVAQVLKKLDVDADVNSCSLGEAKSGLANYDLVLASTHIINDLKGGPNTKMIGLLNLLDANELETKLKEVGIG; encoded by the coding sequence ATGATGAAAGTACTTGCAGTATGTGGAAGTGGAATGGGAACAAGTATGATTATGAAAATGAAAGTGGCTCAAGTGCTGAAAAAGCTTGACGTTGACGCAGATGTAAATTCATGCAGTCTGGGAGAAGCAAAATCAGGGCTTGCAAACTATGATTTAGTTTTAGCTTCAACTCATATAATAAATGATTTAAAAGGTGGACCAAACACTAAAATGATAGGACTTTTAAATCTTCTTGATGCAAATGAGCTTGAAACAAAGTTGAAAGAAGTTGGAATCGGTTAA